A genomic region of Micromonospora sp. NBC_01796 contains the following coding sequences:
- a CDS encoding ABC transporter permease → MAYDESIYRRHEPAGPEPAGPGPRDDSWYGEPDYRDDPASGYQQPAYAAGYPADEYPSDTYYRRGSTTAQFSEAPEPMTPVRPGVPPAVLDDVFDDPAHGEPGRDRLGVHFAWEFVLLLGVGLLAYALYRADPDLLRGAPLDRLLVDGAAIGALTLGAGLTLRAGAPNLALGPVAVAAALHFAENGDRGVITAIIPALLFAIGLGLVVALLVVGFHVPGWAASLAAALGVLVFIQQRSGPVDVQGDYDPTRHALYLFGGFAALALLGGLLGMIKAVRRSVGRFRPVADPARRRGGVAATITTLSIVISMVAAVLAGVLLAADGTGRVAPTSGLEWSGLALGAALVGGTSAYGRRGGVFGTLFAVTALTLFLAYENEADWGIALAATAAVTVAAGLVVTRLVETFGRPRSAGDTEEEWQPEPVTPGPGPTAPSWSEEPPERPEWSSVLPEQPPSGRTDPWGNDRWGSDR, encoded by the coding sequence ATGGCGTACGACGAGTCGATCTATCGGCGGCACGAGCCGGCCGGGCCGGAGCCGGCTGGTCCGGGCCCCCGGGACGACTCCTGGTACGGCGAGCCCGACTACCGCGACGACCCCGCCTCCGGCTACCAGCAGCCCGCCTACGCCGCCGGTTACCCGGCCGACGAGTACCCCTCCGACACCTACTACCGCAGGGGTTCGACGACGGCCCAGTTCTCCGAGGCCCCGGAGCCGATGACCCCGGTCCGGCCGGGTGTGCCGCCCGCCGTACTCGATGACGTTTTCGACGACCCGGCACACGGCGAGCCCGGCCGCGACCGGTTGGGTGTGCACTTCGCCTGGGAGTTCGTGCTGCTGCTGGGCGTGGGCCTGCTGGCGTACGCGCTCTACCGGGCGGACCCGGACCTGCTGCGCGGTGCACCGCTGGACCGGCTGCTGGTCGACGGGGCGGCGATCGGCGCGCTCACCCTCGGCGCCGGCCTGACCCTGCGCGCCGGAGCGCCGAACCTCGCCCTCGGCCCGGTCGCCGTCGCGGCGGCCCTGCACTTCGCCGAGAACGGGGATCGGGGCGTCATCACCGCGATAATCCCGGCGTTGCTGTTCGCGATCGGGCTCGGGCTGGTGGTCGCGCTCCTGGTGGTCGGCTTCCACGTGCCGGGATGGGCCGCGAGCCTGGCCGCCGCGCTCGGGGTGCTGGTCTTCATCCAGCAGCGGTCCGGCCCGGTCGACGTGCAGGGCGACTACGACCCGACCAGGCACGCCCTCTACCTGTTCGGCGGCTTCGCCGCGCTGGCGCTGCTGGGCGGACTCCTCGGCATGATCAAGGCGGTCCGCCGCTCGGTCGGCCGGTTCCGCCCGGTGGCCGACCCGGCCCGCCGTCGGGGCGGGGTGGCCGCGACCATCACCACGTTGTCGATCGTCATCTCGATGGTCGCGGCGGTCCTGGCCGGGGTGCTGCTGGCCGCCGACGGGACCGGGCGGGTGGCACCGACGTCCGGGCTGGAGTGGTCCGGGCTGGCGCTCGGCGCCGCCCTGGTCGGCGGGACCAGCGCGTACGGCCGCCGGGGCGGGGTCTTCGGCACCCTGTTCGCGGTGACCGCGCTCACCCTCTTCCTCGCGTACGAGAACGAGGCGGACTGGGGCATCGCGCTCGCCGCCACCGCCGCCGTCACGGTGGCCGCCGGACTGGTCGTGACCCGGCTGGTGGAGACGTTCGGTCGGCCCCGTTCGGCCGGTGACACGGAAGAGGAGTGGCAGCCCGAGCCCGTCACGCCGGGGCCGGGGCCGACGGCACCGAGTTGGAGCGAGGAGCCGCCGGAGCGGCCGGAGTGGTCCTCGGTGCTGCCCGAGCAGCCGCCGTCCGGGCGTACGGACCCGTGGGGGAACGACCGGTGGGGCTCGGACCGCTGA
- a CDS encoding glycine betaine ABC transporter substrate-binding protein, producing MRARTRLAVGAVGALAAATFLAGCGESGSSGTEAPPSAAAGAGCAPVAGKKLVVLDDDKKLQDTDNIIPAINAKAAKPELVAALDKVSAAVDTPKLIQLNKAVDVDRKTPKVAAEEFASANNLTSGITKGAGGPITVGVANFSENQTLGELYSIALTAAGFQVKVQTIGNRELYEPALEKGEIQVVPEYAATLATFLNGKINQGSTTPVASSDLNQTVTNLKGLGEKVGLTFGTPSTAQDQNAFAVTQAFADQHGLKTLSDLAAKCSGTATILGGPPECPQRPKCQAGLVEVYNFKAGSFSSLDAGGPQTKSALTSGAISVGLVLSSDGELAVG from the coding sequence ATGCGCGCACGTACACGTCTGGCGGTGGGAGCGGTCGGCGCACTCGCGGCGGCCACGTTCCTCGCCGGATGCGGGGAGTCAGGATCATCGGGGACCGAGGCGCCACCGAGCGCGGCGGCGGGTGCCGGTTGTGCACCGGTGGCCGGCAAGAAGCTGGTGGTCCTCGACGACGACAAGAAACTGCAGGACACCGATAACATCATTCCGGCGATCAACGCCAAGGCCGCCAAGCCGGAGCTGGTCGCCGCGCTGGACAAGGTCTCCGCCGCGGTCGACACGCCGAAGCTGATCCAGCTCAACAAGGCCGTGGACGTCGACCGGAAGACCCCCAAGGTGGCGGCGGAGGAGTTCGCCTCCGCGAACAACCTCACCAGCGGGATCACCAAGGGTGCGGGTGGGCCGATCACCGTCGGAGTGGCCAACTTCAGCGAGAACCAGACCCTCGGTGAGCTCTACTCGATCGCACTGACCGCGGCCGGCTTCCAGGTCAAGGTCCAGACGATCGGCAACCGGGAACTGTACGAGCCGGCGCTGGAGAAGGGTGAGATCCAGGTGGTGCCGGAGTACGCCGCCACCCTGGCCACCTTCCTCAATGGCAAGATCAACCAGGGCAGCACCACCCCGGTCGCCTCCTCCGACCTGAACCAGACGGTCACCAACCTGAAGGGCCTCGGGGAGAAGGTCGGCCTGACCTTCGGCACCCCCTCCACCGCCCAGGACCAGAACGCCTTCGCGGTCACCCAGGCCTTCGCCGACCAGCACGGGCTCAAGACCCTGTCCGACCTGGCCGCCAAGTGCTCCGGTACGGCCACCATCCTCGGTGGGCCGCCGGAGTGCCCGCAGCGACCGAAGTGCCAGGCCGGGCTGGTCGAGGTCTACAACTTCAAGGCCGGTTCGTTCAGCTCGCTGGACGCCGGTGGTCCCCAGACCAAGTCCGCGCTGACCAGTGGTGCGATCAGCGTGGGTCTGGTGCTCTCCTCCGACGGTGAACTCGCCGTCGGTTGA
- a CDS encoding ABC transporter ATP-binding protein, producing the protein MRLDGVRKQYPDGTVAVNELDLSVPAGELVVLIGPSGCGKSTVLRMINRLIEPTGGRILLDDEDVTRVDPVELRRRIGYVIQNVGLFPHQTVQANVGTVPRLLGWSRARIRSRSDELLDLVGLDPVQFGRRYPHELSGGQRQRVGVARALAADPVVLLMDEPFSAVDPIARARLQEEFLRLQAEVHKTIVLVTHDLDEAVRLGDRIAVLSQGGRLEQYDQPATLLGEPASPFVREFVGADRGIRRLAVTPITADLLKPLPETPSDASLPRLELGSSLYDALATLLITNADEAQVTEAGKPVGLLTRHRILSIDYPADPVA; encoded by the coding sequence ATCCGGCTGGACGGGGTCCGCAAGCAGTACCCGGACGGGACCGTCGCGGTCAACGAACTCGACCTGTCCGTCCCGGCCGGCGAGCTGGTGGTGCTGATCGGTCCGTCCGGCTGCGGCAAGTCCACCGTCCTGCGCATGATCAACCGGCTGATCGAGCCGACGGGCGGGCGGATCCTGCTCGACGACGAGGACGTCACCCGGGTCGACCCGGTCGAGCTCCGCCGCCGGATCGGGTACGTGATCCAGAACGTCGGACTCTTTCCACACCAGACGGTCCAGGCCAACGTCGGCACCGTACCGCGCCTGCTCGGCTGGTCCCGGGCCCGCATCCGGAGCCGCTCCGACGAGCTGCTCGACCTGGTCGGCCTCGATCCGGTCCAGTTCGGCCGGCGTTACCCGCACGAACTCTCCGGCGGGCAGCGGCAGCGGGTCGGGGTGGCCCGGGCACTGGCCGCCGACCCGGTGGTGCTGCTGATGGACGAGCCGTTCTCGGCGGTGGACCCGATCGCCCGCGCCCGGCTCCAGGAGGAGTTCCTCCGGCTGCAGGCGGAGGTGCACAAGACCATCGTGCTGGTGACCCACGACCTGGACGAGGCGGTCCGGCTCGGTGACCGGATCGCCGTACTCTCCCAGGGCGGGCGGCTGGAGCAGTACGACCAGCCGGCCACCCTGCTGGGCGAGCCGGCCTCACCGTTCGTCCGGGAGTTCGTCGGCGCCGACCGGGGCATCCGCCGGCTCGCGGTCACCCCGATCACCGCCGACCTGCTCAAACCGCTGCCGGAAACGCCGTCCGACGCCTCCCTGCCCCGGCTGGAGCTGGGCTCGTCGCTCTACGACGCACTCGCCACCCTGCTCATCACCAACGCCGACGAGGCCCAGGTGACCGAGGCCGGCAAGCCCGTCGGACTCCTCACCCGCCACCGCATCCTCAGCATCGACTACCCCGCCGACCCCGTCGCCTGA
- a CDS encoding ABC transporter permease produces MNALEQAVTWLNDPLNWTNPGGILDRLGEHLTISAAAVALGCLVAWPIGLWLGHIGRGGGFVLLISNVTLAIPTIALLTILPLTALGFGQRPVIVALAVFAVPPLLANAYTGVREVDPETRDAARGMGLSGGQLLRRVELPLSVPYLAAGFRTAAVQVVATAALASFVNGGGLGQIISAGFGLGIAVGGGQILAGGLLVALLAVLVEAILAVVERAVTPRPLRRRSRRADRRAAAAIGGS; encoded by the coding sequence ATGAACGCGCTCGAACAGGCCGTGACCTGGCTCAACGACCCGCTGAACTGGACCAATCCGGGAGGGATCCTGGACCGGCTGGGCGAGCACCTCACCATCTCCGCCGCCGCGGTCGCGCTCGGCTGCCTGGTCGCCTGGCCGATCGGGCTCTGGCTCGGCCACATCGGCCGGGGCGGGGGCTTCGTGCTGTTGATCTCGAACGTGACGCTGGCCATCCCGACCATCGCCCTGCTGACCATCCTCCCGCTGACCGCCCTGGGCTTCGGCCAACGGCCGGTGATCGTGGCGCTGGCGGTCTTCGCGGTGCCGCCGCTGCTCGCGAACGCGTACACGGGGGTGCGGGAGGTCGATCCGGAGACGCGGGACGCCGCCCGGGGGATGGGACTGTCCGGGGGGCAACTGCTCCGGCGGGTGGAACTCCCGCTGTCGGTGCCGTACCTCGCCGCCGGATTCCGTACCGCGGCGGTGCAGGTGGTCGCCACCGCGGCGCTCGCCTCGTTTGTCAACGGCGGTGGCCTCGGGCAGATCATCAGCGCCGGGTTCGGGCTCGGCATCGCCGTCGGCGGGGGCCAGATCCTGGCCGGGGGCCTGCTGGTGGCACTGCTCGCGGTGCTGGTCGAGGCGATCCTGGCCGTTGTCGAGCGGGCGGTCACCCCGCGCCCGCTGCGCCGTAGGAGCCGGCGGGCGGACCGCCGCGCCGCCGCCGCCATCGGGGGTTCCTGA
- a CDS encoding ABC transporter permease, translating into MSFHLAYREAPGNPWFSWQYVRDNSDTILAALREHASLTAQAVLLAALIAIPLAVAAYWFRALAGPILALSGILYTVPSLALFAFLAPVLGIGTTTVLVGLVLYALLLIIRNTLAGLNQVPAEVRDAAEGMGYGRLGRLLRIDLPLALPGILTGVRLATVSTVALVTVGVLVGHGGLGQLILGGFRNNFFKAEILTGTVLCVVLALVLDLILAGIGRLLTPWIVRGRAR; encoded by the coding sequence ATGTCCTTCCACCTGGCCTACCGGGAAGCCCCGGGCAATCCGTGGTTCTCCTGGCAGTACGTGCGGGACAACTCTGACACCATTCTTGCCGCACTGCGAGAACACGCGAGCCTGACCGCGCAGGCGGTGTTACTCGCCGCACTGATAGCGATACCGCTTGCGGTCGCGGCGTACTGGTTCCGTGCTCTCGCCGGGCCGATTCTCGCACTATCCGGGATTCTCTACACGGTCCCCTCACTCGCGCTGTTCGCCTTCCTCGCTCCGGTGCTCGGCATCGGCACCACGACCGTTCTGGTCGGTCTGGTCCTCTACGCATTGCTGCTGATCATCAGAAACACGCTCGCCGGGCTCAACCAGGTGCCGGCCGAGGTACGCGACGCCGCCGAGGGAATGGGGTACGGCCGGCTGGGTCGCCTGCTCCGGATCGACCTTCCCCTGGCCCTGCCGGGCATCCTCACCGGCGTACGCCTGGCCACCGTCTCCACCGTGGCGCTGGTCACGGTCGGGGTCCTGGTCGGGCACGGCGGGCTCGGTCAGCTCATCCTCGGCGGTTTCCGGAACAACTTCTTCAAGGCCGAGATCCTCACCGGGACCGTGCTCTGCGTGGTCCTGGCCCTGGTGCTCGACCTGATCCTCGCCGGCATCGGCCGGCTGCTGACACCGTGGATCGTCCGGGGGAGGGCCCGATGA